From the genome of Vigna angularis cultivar LongXiaoDou No.4 chromosome 11, ASM1680809v1, whole genome shotgun sequence, one region includes:
- the LOC108334155 gene encoding splicing factor U2af large subunit A isoform X2 has translation MAEYDERYEGNGEEEDLHNSHPHPHLDSSPQPTHDDLTDSKSHAWRYGFSRTCESFIFFWQHGSRDYDRESSRSRDKEREKGRDRDRKREKGRERERSRDRDSERSRDKDRDRERSKDRERDRERDGEKERDRDRDRHHRDRHRDRGERRERTRDRDEDDFYRSRDFDRRRGDFDREDRHRRRSRSRSQSKSGGRSEHRSRSRSRSRSKSKRTSGFDMAPPASAMLAGASAVTVWKIHIKLHKLGQITGANPAIPGMFPNMFPLATNQPFSALPVMPVQAMTQQATRHARRVYVGGLPPTANEQSVATFFSQVMAKIGGNTAGPGDAVVNVYINHDKKFAFVEMRSVEEASNAMALDGIIFEGAPVKVRRPTDYNPSLAATLGPSQPNPNLNLGAVGLTPGSAGGLDGPDRIFVGGLPYYFTETQIRELLETFGPLRGFDLVKDRETGNSKGYAFCVYQDLAVTDIACAALNGIKMGDKTLTVRRANQGANPQQPKPEQESILMHAQQQIALQKLMLQPALVATKVVCLTHAVSADELKDDEDYEEILDDMRQECSKFGSLVNVVIPRPPHDGEPAAGVGKVFLEYVDVDGATKARAGLNGRKFDGNQVVAVFYPENKFAQGDYEG, from the exons atggccGAATACGATGAAAGATACGAAGGCAacggagaagaagaagacctTCACAATTCCCATCCTCATCCTCATCTCGATTCCTCTCCTCAGCCCACTCACGACGATCTCACCGATTCCAAATCTCAC GCTTGGAGATATGGGTTTTCTCGCACCTGtgaatcttttattttcttttggcAGCATGGATCTCGTGATTATGACAGAGAATCTTCCAGAAGCAGAGATAAGGAGCGGGAGAAAGGGAGAGACCGGGatagaaaaagggaaaagggGAGGGAAAGGGAGAGAAGTAGGGATAGGGATTCCGAGAGAAGCAGGGACAAGGACAGAGATAGGGAGAGGAGCAAAGACAGGGAGAGGGACCGAGAGCGTGATGGTGAGAAGGAAAGGGACCGGGATAGGGACCGCCACCACAGAGATCGGCACAGGGATCGTGGTGAACGAAGGGAAAGGACAAGGGATAGAGATGAAGATGATTTTTACAGAAGCCGTGACTTTGACag AAGAAGGGGGGATTTTGACAGAGAGGATAGGCATAGGCGGAGGTCTCGGTCTAGATCTCAATCCAAGTCAGGGGGTAGATCCGAGCATAGATCAAGGTCGCGTTCTCGTTCACGCTCAAAGAG CAAAAGGACTAGTGGTTTTGATATGGCTCCGCCTGCCTCTGCTATGTTGGCTGGTGCTTCTGCTGTTACAG TATGGAAAATTCATATCAAATTGCATAAACTTG GTCAGATCACTGGTGCAAATCCTGCAATTCCCGGAATGTTTCCAAATATGTTTCCGTTGGCTACAAACCAG CCGTTCAGTGCTCTCCCAGTCATGCCAGTTCAGGCTATGACACAACAG GCTACACGACATGCTAGGCGGGTGTATGTTGGGGGCCTTCCTCCTACAGCTAATGAGCAG TCAGTTGCAACTTTCTTCAGTCAAGTTATGGCTAAGATTGGGGGAAACACTGCTGGCCCAG GTGATGCTGTGGTTAATGTTTACATTAATCATGACAAGAAGTTCGCCTTTGTGGAGATGAGGTCTGTTGAGGAAGCTAGCAATGCAATGGCTTTAGATGGGATTATTTTTGAG ggGGCACCTGTTAAGGTCAGGAGACCTACTGATTATAATCCTTCCTTAGCTGCTACTCTAGGCCCAAGCCAGCCTAACCCAAACCTTAATCTTGGTGCTGTTGGCTTAACACCAGGGTCTGCTGGTGGACTTGATGGTCCAGATCGAATTTTTGTTGGTGGACTTCCTTATTACTTCACAGAAACGCAGATAAGAGAGCTTTTAGAGACTTTTGGTCCTCTAAGGGGTTTTGATCTAGTGAAAGATAGAGAAACGGGAAATTCAAAGGGTTATGCATTTTGTGTTTACCAGGATCTTGCAGTTACTGATATTGCATGTGCTGCTTTAAATGGAATAAAAATGGGAGATAAGACTCTCACAGTTAGACGAGCTAATCAAGGTGCAAACCCACAGCAGCCTAAACCTGAACAGGAGAGCATCTTAATGCATGCCCAACAGCAGATTGCACTGCAG aaaCTTATGTTGCAGCCAGCTTTGGTGGCAACAAAGGTGGTGTGCTTAACTCACGCAGTTTCTGCTGACGAGCTCAAAGATGATGAAGACTACGAAGAGATTCTTGATGATATGAGACAAGAGTGCTCCAAATTTG GTTCCTTGGTGAATGTGGTGATCCCGCGTCCACCGCATGATGGTGAGCCTGCCGCTGGAGTTGGGAAG GTGTTTTTGGAGTATGTTGACGTGGATGGTGCCACAAAAGCCCGTGCTGGATTGAATGGACGAAAATTTGATGGGAACCAAGTAGTAGCGGTTTTCTACCCAGAGAACAAATTTGCTCAGGGAGATTATGAAGGCTAA
- the LOC108334155 gene encoding splicing factor U2af large subunit A isoform X1, with amino-acid sequence MAEYDERYEGNGEEEDLHNSHPHPHLDSSPQPTHDDLTDSKSHAWRYGFSRTCESFIFFWQHGSRDYDRESSRSRDKEREKGRDRDRKREKGRERERSRDRDSERSRDKDRDRERSKDRERDRERDGEKERDRDRDRHHRDRHRDRGERRERTRDRDEDDFYRSRDFDRRRGDFDREDRHRRRSRSRSQSKSGGRSEHRSRSRSRSRSKSKRTSGFDMAPPASAMLAGASAVTVWKIHIKLHKLGQITGANPAIPGMFPNMFPLATNQLQPFSALPVMPVQAMTQQATRHARRVYVGGLPPTANEQSVATFFSQVMAKIGGNTAGPGDAVVNVYINHDKKFAFVEMRSVEEASNAMALDGIIFEGAPVKVRRPTDYNPSLAATLGPSQPNPNLNLGAVGLTPGSAGGLDGPDRIFVGGLPYYFTETQIRELLETFGPLRGFDLVKDRETGNSKGYAFCVYQDLAVTDIACAALNGIKMGDKTLTVRRANQGANPQQPKPEQESILMHAQQQIALQKLMLQPALVATKVVCLTHAVSADELKDDEDYEEILDDMRQECSKFGSLVNVVIPRPPHDGEPAAGVGKVFLEYVDVDGATKARAGLNGRKFDGNQVVAVFYPENKFAQGDYEG; translated from the exons atggccGAATACGATGAAAGATACGAAGGCAacggagaagaagaagacctTCACAATTCCCATCCTCATCCTCATCTCGATTCCTCTCCTCAGCCCACTCACGACGATCTCACCGATTCCAAATCTCAC GCTTGGAGATATGGGTTTTCTCGCACCTGtgaatcttttattttcttttggcAGCATGGATCTCGTGATTATGACAGAGAATCTTCCAGAAGCAGAGATAAGGAGCGGGAGAAAGGGAGAGACCGGGatagaaaaagggaaaagggGAGGGAAAGGGAGAGAAGTAGGGATAGGGATTCCGAGAGAAGCAGGGACAAGGACAGAGATAGGGAGAGGAGCAAAGACAGGGAGAGGGACCGAGAGCGTGATGGTGAGAAGGAAAGGGACCGGGATAGGGACCGCCACCACAGAGATCGGCACAGGGATCGTGGTGAACGAAGGGAAAGGACAAGGGATAGAGATGAAGATGATTTTTACAGAAGCCGTGACTTTGACag AAGAAGGGGGGATTTTGACAGAGAGGATAGGCATAGGCGGAGGTCTCGGTCTAGATCTCAATCCAAGTCAGGGGGTAGATCCGAGCATAGATCAAGGTCGCGTTCTCGTTCACGCTCAAAGAG CAAAAGGACTAGTGGTTTTGATATGGCTCCGCCTGCCTCTGCTATGTTGGCTGGTGCTTCTGCTGTTACAG TATGGAAAATTCATATCAAATTGCATAAACTTG GTCAGATCACTGGTGCAAATCCTGCAATTCCCGGAATGTTTCCAAATATGTTTCCGTTGGCTACAAACCAG TTGCAGCCGTTCAGTGCTCTCCCAGTCATGCCAGTTCAGGCTATGACACAACAG GCTACACGACATGCTAGGCGGGTGTATGTTGGGGGCCTTCCTCCTACAGCTAATGAGCAG TCAGTTGCAACTTTCTTCAGTCAAGTTATGGCTAAGATTGGGGGAAACACTGCTGGCCCAG GTGATGCTGTGGTTAATGTTTACATTAATCATGACAAGAAGTTCGCCTTTGTGGAGATGAGGTCTGTTGAGGAAGCTAGCAATGCAATGGCTTTAGATGGGATTATTTTTGAG ggGGCACCTGTTAAGGTCAGGAGACCTACTGATTATAATCCTTCCTTAGCTGCTACTCTAGGCCCAAGCCAGCCTAACCCAAACCTTAATCTTGGTGCTGTTGGCTTAACACCAGGGTCTGCTGGTGGACTTGATGGTCCAGATCGAATTTTTGTTGGTGGACTTCCTTATTACTTCACAGAAACGCAGATAAGAGAGCTTTTAGAGACTTTTGGTCCTCTAAGGGGTTTTGATCTAGTGAAAGATAGAGAAACGGGAAATTCAAAGGGTTATGCATTTTGTGTTTACCAGGATCTTGCAGTTACTGATATTGCATGTGCTGCTTTAAATGGAATAAAAATGGGAGATAAGACTCTCACAGTTAGACGAGCTAATCAAGGTGCAAACCCACAGCAGCCTAAACCTGAACAGGAGAGCATCTTAATGCATGCCCAACAGCAGATTGCACTGCAG aaaCTTATGTTGCAGCCAGCTTTGGTGGCAACAAAGGTGGTGTGCTTAACTCACGCAGTTTCTGCTGACGAGCTCAAAGATGATGAAGACTACGAAGAGATTCTTGATGATATGAGACAAGAGTGCTCCAAATTTG GTTCCTTGGTGAATGTGGTGATCCCGCGTCCACCGCATGATGGTGAGCCTGCCGCTGGAGTTGGGAAG GTGTTTTTGGAGTATGTTGACGTGGATGGTGCCACAAAAGCCCGTGCTGGATTGAATGGACGAAAATTTGATGGGAACCAAGTAGTAGCGGTTTTCTACCCAGAGAACAAATTTGCTCAGGGAGATTATGAAGGCTAA
- the LOC108334155 gene encoding splicing factor U2af large subunit A isoform X8, with the protein MAEYDERYEGNGEEEDLHNSHPHPHLDSSPQPTHDDLTDSKSHAWRYGFSRTCESFIFFWQHGSRDYDRESSRSRDKEREKGRDRDRKREKGRERERSRDRDSERSRDKDRDRERSKDRERDRERDGEKERDRDRDRHHRDRHRDRGERRERTRDRDEDDFYRSRDFDRRRGDFDREDRHRRRSRSRSQSKSGGRSEHRSRSRSRSRSKSKRTSGFDMAPPASAMLAGASAVTVWKIHIKLHKLGQITGANPAIPGMFPNMFPLATNQLQPFSALPVMPVQAMTQQATRHARRVYVGGLPPTANEQSVATFFSQVMAKIGGNTAGPGDAVVNVYINHDKKFAFVEMRSVEEASNAMALDGIIFEGAPVKVRRPTDYNPSLAATLGPSQPNPNLNLGAVGLTPGSAGGLDGPDRIFVGGLPYYFTETQIRELLETFGPLRGFDLVKDRETGNSKGYAFCVYQDLAVTDIACAALNGIKMGDKTLTVRRANQGANPQQPKPEQESILMHAQQQIALQKLMLQPALVATKVVCLTHAVSADELKDDEDYEEILDDMRQECSKFAICSPTFS; encoded by the exons atggccGAATACGATGAAAGATACGAAGGCAacggagaagaagaagacctTCACAATTCCCATCCTCATCCTCATCTCGATTCCTCTCCTCAGCCCACTCACGACGATCTCACCGATTCCAAATCTCAC GCTTGGAGATATGGGTTTTCTCGCACCTGtgaatcttttattttcttttggcAGCATGGATCTCGTGATTATGACAGAGAATCTTCCAGAAGCAGAGATAAGGAGCGGGAGAAAGGGAGAGACCGGGatagaaaaagggaaaagggGAGGGAAAGGGAGAGAAGTAGGGATAGGGATTCCGAGAGAAGCAGGGACAAGGACAGAGATAGGGAGAGGAGCAAAGACAGGGAGAGGGACCGAGAGCGTGATGGTGAGAAGGAAAGGGACCGGGATAGGGACCGCCACCACAGAGATCGGCACAGGGATCGTGGTGAACGAAGGGAAAGGACAAGGGATAGAGATGAAGATGATTTTTACAGAAGCCGTGACTTTGACag AAGAAGGGGGGATTTTGACAGAGAGGATAGGCATAGGCGGAGGTCTCGGTCTAGATCTCAATCCAAGTCAGGGGGTAGATCCGAGCATAGATCAAGGTCGCGTTCTCGTTCACGCTCAAAGAG CAAAAGGACTAGTGGTTTTGATATGGCTCCGCCTGCCTCTGCTATGTTGGCTGGTGCTTCTGCTGTTACAG TATGGAAAATTCATATCAAATTGCATAAACTTG GTCAGATCACTGGTGCAAATCCTGCAATTCCCGGAATGTTTCCAAATATGTTTCCGTTGGCTACAAACCAG TTGCAGCCGTTCAGTGCTCTCCCAGTCATGCCAGTTCAGGCTATGACACAACAG GCTACACGACATGCTAGGCGGGTGTATGTTGGGGGCCTTCCTCCTACAGCTAATGAGCAG TCAGTTGCAACTTTCTTCAGTCAAGTTATGGCTAAGATTGGGGGAAACACTGCTGGCCCAG GTGATGCTGTGGTTAATGTTTACATTAATCATGACAAGAAGTTCGCCTTTGTGGAGATGAGGTCTGTTGAGGAAGCTAGCAATGCAATGGCTTTAGATGGGATTATTTTTGAG ggGGCACCTGTTAAGGTCAGGAGACCTACTGATTATAATCCTTCCTTAGCTGCTACTCTAGGCCCAAGCCAGCCTAACCCAAACCTTAATCTTGGTGCTGTTGGCTTAACACCAGGGTCTGCTGGTGGACTTGATGGTCCAGATCGAATTTTTGTTGGTGGACTTCCTTATTACTTCACAGAAACGCAGATAAGAGAGCTTTTAGAGACTTTTGGTCCTCTAAGGGGTTTTGATCTAGTGAAAGATAGAGAAACGGGAAATTCAAAGGGTTATGCATTTTGTGTTTACCAGGATCTTGCAGTTACTGATATTGCATGTGCTGCTTTAAATGGAATAAAAATGGGAGATAAGACTCTCACAGTTAGACGAGCTAATCAAGGTGCAAACCCACAGCAGCCTAAACCTGAACAGGAGAGCATCTTAATGCATGCCCAACAGCAGATTGCACTGCAG aaaCTTATGTTGCAGCCAGCTTTGGTGGCAACAAAGGTGGTGTGCTTAACTCACGCAGTTTCTGCTGACGAGCTCAAAGATGATGAAGACTACGAAGAGATTCTTGATGATATGAGACAAGAGTGCTCCAAATTTG CCATTTGTAGTCCCACATTCTCATAG
- the LOC108334155 gene encoding splicing factor U2af large subunit A isoform X3, with protein MAEYDERYEGNGEEEDLHNSHPHPHLDSSPQPTHDDLTDSKSHAWRYGFSRTCESFIFFWQHGSRDYDRESSRSRDKEREKGRDRDRKREKGRERERSRDRDSERSRDKDRDRERSKDRERDRERDGEKERDRDRDRHHRDRHRDRGERRERTRDRDEDDFYRSRDFDRRRGDFDREDRHRRRSRSRSQSKSGGRSEHRSRSRSRSRSKSKRTSGFDMAPPASAMLAGASAVTGQITGANPAIPGMFPNMFPLATNQLQPFSALPVMPVQAMTQQATRHARRVYVGGLPPTANEQSVATFFSQVMAKIGGNTAGPGDAVVNVYINHDKKFAFVEMRSVEEASNAMALDGIIFEGAPVKVRRPTDYNPSLAATLGPSQPNPNLNLGAVGLTPGSAGGLDGPDRIFVGGLPYYFTETQIRELLETFGPLRGFDLVKDRETGNSKGYAFCVYQDLAVTDIACAALNGIKMGDKTLTVRRANQGANPQQPKPEQESILMHAQQQIALQKLMLQPALVATKVVCLTHAVSADELKDDEDYEEILDDMRQECSKFGSLVNVVIPRPPHDGEPAAGVGKVFLEYVDVDGATKARAGLNGRKFDGNQVVAVFYPENKFAQGDYEG; from the exons atggccGAATACGATGAAAGATACGAAGGCAacggagaagaagaagacctTCACAATTCCCATCCTCATCCTCATCTCGATTCCTCTCCTCAGCCCACTCACGACGATCTCACCGATTCCAAATCTCAC GCTTGGAGATATGGGTTTTCTCGCACCTGtgaatcttttattttcttttggcAGCATGGATCTCGTGATTATGACAGAGAATCTTCCAGAAGCAGAGATAAGGAGCGGGAGAAAGGGAGAGACCGGGatagaaaaagggaaaagggGAGGGAAAGGGAGAGAAGTAGGGATAGGGATTCCGAGAGAAGCAGGGACAAGGACAGAGATAGGGAGAGGAGCAAAGACAGGGAGAGGGACCGAGAGCGTGATGGTGAGAAGGAAAGGGACCGGGATAGGGACCGCCACCACAGAGATCGGCACAGGGATCGTGGTGAACGAAGGGAAAGGACAAGGGATAGAGATGAAGATGATTTTTACAGAAGCCGTGACTTTGACag AAGAAGGGGGGATTTTGACAGAGAGGATAGGCATAGGCGGAGGTCTCGGTCTAGATCTCAATCCAAGTCAGGGGGTAGATCCGAGCATAGATCAAGGTCGCGTTCTCGTTCACGCTCAAAGAG CAAAAGGACTAGTGGTTTTGATATGGCTCCGCCTGCCTCTGCTATGTTGGCTGGTGCTTCTGCTGTTACAG GTCAGATCACTGGTGCAAATCCTGCAATTCCCGGAATGTTTCCAAATATGTTTCCGTTGGCTACAAACCAG TTGCAGCCGTTCAGTGCTCTCCCAGTCATGCCAGTTCAGGCTATGACACAACAG GCTACACGACATGCTAGGCGGGTGTATGTTGGGGGCCTTCCTCCTACAGCTAATGAGCAG TCAGTTGCAACTTTCTTCAGTCAAGTTATGGCTAAGATTGGGGGAAACACTGCTGGCCCAG GTGATGCTGTGGTTAATGTTTACATTAATCATGACAAGAAGTTCGCCTTTGTGGAGATGAGGTCTGTTGAGGAAGCTAGCAATGCAATGGCTTTAGATGGGATTATTTTTGAG ggGGCACCTGTTAAGGTCAGGAGACCTACTGATTATAATCCTTCCTTAGCTGCTACTCTAGGCCCAAGCCAGCCTAACCCAAACCTTAATCTTGGTGCTGTTGGCTTAACACCAGGGTCTGCTGGTGGACTTGATGGTCCAGATCGAATTTTTGTTGGTGGACTTCCTTATTACTTCACAGAAACGCAGATAAGAGAGCTTTTAGAGACTTTTGGTCCTCTAAGGGGTTTTGATCTAGTGAAAGATAGAGAAACGGGAAATTCAAAGGGTTATGCATTTTGTGTTTACCAGGATCTTGCAGTTACTGATATTGCATGTGCTGCTTTAAATGGAATAAAAATGGGAGATAAGACTCTCACAGTTAGACGAGCTAATCAAGGTGCAAACCCACAGCAGCCTAAACCTGAACAGGAGAGCATCTTAATGCATGCCCAACAGCAGATTGCACTGCAG aaaCTTATGTTGCAGCCAGCTTTGGTGGCAACAAAGGTGGTGTGCTTAACTCACGCAGTTTCTGCTGACGAGCTCAAAGATGATGAAGACTACGAAGAGATTCTTGATGATATGAGACAAGAGTGCTCCAAATTTG GTTCCTTGGTGAATGTGGTGATCCCGCGTCCACCGCATGATGGTGAGCCTGCCGCTGGAGTTGGGAAG GTGTTTTTGGAGTATGTTGACGTGGATGGTGCCACAAAAGCCCGTGCTGGATTGAATGGACGAAAATTTGATGGGAACCAAGTAGTAGCGGTTTTCTACCCAGAGAACAAATTTGCTCAGGGAGATTATGAAGGCTAA
- the LOC108334155 gene encoding splicing factor U2af large subunit A isoform X5, producing MAEYDERYEGNGEEEDLHNSHPHPHLDSSPQPTHDDLTDSKSHHGSRDYDRESSRSRDKEREKGRDRDRKREKGRERERSRDRDSERSRDKDRDRERSKDRERDRERDGEKERDRDRDRHHRDRHRDRGERRERTRDRDEDDFYRSRDFDRRRGDFDREDRHRRRSRSRSQSKSGGRSEHRSRSRSRSRSKSKRTSGFDMAPPASAMLAGASAVTVWKIHIKLHKLGQITGANPAIPGMFPNMFPLATNQLQPFSALPVMPVQAMTQQATRHARRVYVGGLPPTANEQSVATFFSQVMAKIGGNTAGPGDAVVNVYINHDKKFAFVEMRSVEEASNAMALDGIIFEGAPVKVRRPTDYNPSLAATLGPSQPNPNLNLGAVGLTPGSAGGLDGPDRIFVGGLPYYFTETQIRELLETFGPLRGFDLVKDRETGNSKGYAFCVYQDLAVTDIACAALNGIKMGDKTLTVRRANQGANPQQPKPEQESILMHAQQQIALQKLMLQPALVATKVVCLTHAVSADELKDDEDYEEILDDMRQECSKFGSLVNVVIPRPPHDGEPAAGVGKVFLEYVDVDGATKARAGLNGRKFDGNQVVAVFYPENKFAQGDYEG from the exons atggccGAATACGATGAAAGATACGAAGGCAacggagaagaagaagacctTCACAATTCCCATCCTCATCCTCATCTCGATTCCTCTCCTCAGCCCACTCACGACGATCTCACCGATTCCAAATCTCAC CATGGATCTCGTGATTATGACAGAGAATCTTCCAGAAGCAGAGATAAGGAGCGGGAGAAAGGGAGAGACCGGGatagaaaaagggaaaagggGAGGGAAAGGGAGAGAAGTAGGGATAGGGATTCCGAGAGAAGCAGGGACAAGGACAGAGATAGGGAGAGGAGCAAAGACAGGGAGAGGGACCGAGAGCGTGATGGTGAGAAGGAAAGGGACCGGGATAGGGACCGCCACCACAGAGATCGGCACAGGGATCGTGGTGAACGAAGGGAAAGGACAAGGGATAGAGATGAAGATGATTTTTACAGAAGCCGTGACTTTGACag AAGAAGGGGGGATTTTGACAGAGAGGATAGGCATAGGCGGAGGTCTCGGTCTAGATCTCAATCCAAGTCAGGGGGTAGATCCGAGCATAGATCAAGGTCGCGTTCTCGTTCACGCTCAAAGAG CAAAAGGACTAGTGGTTTTGATATGGCTCCGCCTGCCTCTGCTATGTTGGCTGGTGCTTCTGCTGTTACAG TATGGAAAATTCATATCAAATTGCATAAACTTG GTCAGATCACTGGTGCAAATCCTGCAATTCCCGGAATGTTTCCAAATATGTTTCCGTTGGCTACAAACCAG TTGCAGCCGTTCAGTGCTCTCCCAGTCATGCCAGTTCAGGCTATGACACAACAG GCTACACGACATGCTAGGCGGGTGTATGTTGGGGGCCTTCCTCCTACAGCTAATGAGCAG TCAGTTGCAACTTTCTTCAGTCAAGTTATGGCTAAGATTGGGGGAAACACTGCTGGCCCAG GTGATGCTGTGGTTAATGTTTACATTAATCATGACAAGAAGTTCGCCTTTGTGGAGATGAGGTCTGTTGAGGAAGCTAGCAATGCAATGGCTTTAGATGGGATTATTTTTGAG ggGGCACCTGTTAAGGTCAGGAGACCTACTGATTATAATCCTTCCTTAGCTGCTACTCTAGGCCCAAGCCAGCCTAACCCAAACCTTAATCTTGGTGCTGTTGGCTTAACACCAGGGTCTGCTGGTGGACTTGATGGTCCAGATCGAATTTTTGTTGGTGGACTTCCTTATTACTTCACAGAAACGCAGATAAGAGAGCTTTTAGAGACTTTTGGTCCTCTAAGGGGTTTTGATCTAGTGAAAGATAGAGAAACGGGAAATTCAAAGGGTTATGCATTTTGTGTTTACCAGGATCTTGCAGTTACTGATATTGCATGTGCTGCTTTAAATGGAATAAAAATGGGAGATAAGACTCTCACAGTTAGACGAGCTAATCAAGGTGCAAACCCACAGCAGCCTAAACCTGAACAGGAGAGCATCTTAATGCATGCCCAACAGCAGATTGCACTGCAG aaaCTTATGTTGCAGCCAGCTTTGGTGGCAACAAAGGTGGTGTGCTTAACTCACGCAGTTTCTGCTGACGAGCTCAAAGATGATGAAGACTACGAAGAGATTCTTGATGATATGAGACAAGAGTGCTCCAAATTTG GTTCCTTGGTGAATGTGGTGATCCCGCGTCCACCGCATGATGGTGAGCCTGCCGCTGGAGTTGGGAAG GTGTTTTTGGAGTATGTTGACGTGGATGGTGCCACAAAAGCCCGTGCTGGATTGAATGGACGAAAATTTGATGGGAACCAAGTAGTAGCGGTTTTCTACCCAGAGAACAAATTTGCTCAGGGAGATTATGAAGGCTAA